Within the Pseudonocardia alni genome, the region CGCGTCGTCGACGCCGCCATCGGTACCTTCATCGAGTACGGCACGAAGGACCGCCGCAAGGACCGCGAGTCCTACGCGGAGATGTGGCGCCGCTGGATCTACGACGACTACTACCGCAGCTACCTGCTGCCGCTCGAGAAGTACGGCCTGGTGATCCCGCACGACCTGGTCGAGGAGTCCTGGAACCAGATCTGGAACAAGGGCTACGTCCACGAGGTCGCGCAGTTCTTCGCCACCGGCTGGTGCGCCAACTACTGGCGCATCGACGGCATGACCGACACCGACTTCGAGTGGTTCGAGTACAAGTACCCGGGCTGGTACGACCGGTACGGCAAGTGGTGGGAGAACTACAACCGCCTCGCCAAGCCGAACGGTCACCACGCCATCGTGGCCGAGGACGTCGACTACGTGTACCCGCACCGCTGCTGGACCTGCATGGTCCCGTGTCTGGTGCGTGAGGACATGGTCGTCGACAAGGTGGACGGCCAGTGGCGCACGTACTGCCACGAGGTCTGCCGCTGGACCGACGCCGAGGCCTTCCGGCCCGTGTACCAGGGTCGCGAGACCCCGAACATGGGCAAGCTCGTGGGTCACCGCGAGTGGGAGACGCTCTACCACGGCTGGAACTGGGCCGACGTCGTCCAGGACATGGGCTTCGTCCGTGACGACGGCAAGACGCTGACCGCTCAGCCGCACCTCGATCTCGACCCGAAGAAGATGTGGACGCTGGACCACATGCGGCGCATGCCGCACCTGGCCAGCCCCAACGTCATCCTCAACGAGATGAGCGACGCCGAGCGCGAGGCGTTCGTGGCGGACTACAACCGCCAGGGGCCGGGAGGCCGGCCCGCGCCCACCGACGCCTGAGCGCGGGTCAGGCGAGGGGAGGGGGTCCCCGTCATGCCATGACGGGTCCCTCTCCCCGCGGCCCGGCCGGGGGGTCGTCTTCCCCGGCCGGGTCACCCCGGGACTCCCGTCCGCCGGGCGGGGCCCGGGGCGACGCCTGCCCACGTCTGTCCGATTGGTCTTTTTTCTCACGCCATTCGTCACGCCAAGAGAGGTGGTCTGCGCTCGTGGGCGACAAACACGTCGTGCGGTTCGAGCCCGTCGGCATCGAGATCGAGGTCGACGAGGACCAGAACATCCTCCGCGCCGCGGCCGAGCAGGGCGTCCAGCTCATGCACGGTTGCAAGGAGGGCCAGTGCTCGGCCTGCAAGTCCTTCGTGCTCGAGGGCGAGGACATCGAGTACGACAGCTACTCGACCTTCGCGCTCCCGGACTACGAGAAGGAGGAGGGCCACACCCTCCTGTGCCGGGCGCATGCCTACGAGGACCTGGTCATCGAACTGACCAACTACGACGAGGAGATCATCCGGTCCGGCCTGCCCCTCACCAAGGGCGTGGTCGAGGTCGTGTCGGTCGAGGCCGTCACCCACGACATGCGGCATCTGACCGTCAAGCTGGTCGAGCCGTCGGAGATCAAGTTCTTCCCCGGGCAGTACATGGACCTCGTCTGCCCCGGGACCGAGGAGAGCCGTTCGTTCTCCATGGCCAACACCCCCAACCGGGACGGCACCTACGAGTTCGTCATCAAGGTCTACCCGGGTGGGTTGTTCGGGACCTGGCTCGACGAGAAGGCCGCTCCCGGTGACCGGCTCGATGTCGAGGCGCCCTTCGGCACCTTCACCCTCCGTCAGAACCGCAGCTCGCCGATCGTCTTCGTCGGCGGTGGCGCCGGCATGGCGCCGGTACTGGGCCTGCTGCGGGCGATGGCCGATGGCGGCGTCGAACGACGGGCCACCTTCTACTACGGCGCGCGCACCGCGGCCGATCTCTGCTTCGAGAAGGAGATCGCCGAACTGGCGCCCCAGCTCAACGGCTTCCGGTACGTCCCCGCCCTGTCCGACGGCGACGGCGGGGACTGGGCCGGCGAGACCGGTCTGATCACCGAGGTGGTCAGGCGCAACGAATCCGATCTGAAGGGAGCGGATGCCTACGTCTGCGGTCCCCCGCCGATGGTCGACGCGGCGATCGCGACGCTGACCCAGCTGGGTGTGAGTGAGACCAACATCTTCTACGACAAGTTCACCACGACCGGTGAGCAAGAAGGCGAGGACGGACAGCAATGACTCAGTCCCCCACCACACAGGACACGTCGTCCGGTTCGCAGCGCAGCGTTCCCAAGCCCGTCTTCACCGACGCGGAGGCCGGAGCGCGGGAGTTCCCGGACTCGAGCTCGAGCGCACGCCACTACAACTACTACACCCCGGCCAAGCGGAAGCAGACGCTGTACGAGGACACCACCGTCGAGGTCCAGCCGGACCCGCGGCACTACCTCGCGCAGGGCTGGATCTACGGCTTCGCCAACGGCGAGGGCGGCTACCCGCTGCACTGGACCAAGCTGAAGGCCTGGGGCGTCGACGAGCCCGAGCCGCAGCGCGGCATCGGCACCGGCGGCATGCACGTGAAGAACTGGCCGGCCCACGGCTGGCACGAGTTCCGCGACCCGAACGAGGAGTGGGAGCAGAGCCTCTACCGGTACAACGCGAACGTCGTCCGGCAGCTCACCCAGAACATCGAGAACGCCCGCAACGCGAAGGCGTTCGAGCTGTGGAACTCGAACTGGATCCGGTTCGTCGAGCGCAACGTCGGCGCCTGGATGCACATCGAGCACATCCTCGGCCTCTACGTCTTCGCGTCCAACGAGCGGTCCGCGCCGACCAACATGCACAACACGGCGCTCGCGGCGAACTCCACCCGTAAGATCCGCTTCGCCCAGGACCTGGCGCTCTACAACCTGACGCTGTCGGAGGAGATCGACGGGTTCGACGGCGCAGCCCACCTCGACGCGTGGGACAACGCGCCGGAGTGGCAGGGCGCCCGCAAGTTCACCGAGGCCCTCACCGCGGTCCAGGACGACTGGGGCGAGGCCATCTTCGCGGCCAACTGCGTCTTCGAGCCGCTGGTCGGTGAGCTGTTCCGCTCGAACCTGGTCATGCAGTCCGCCGCCACCAACGGCGACTACGTGACCCCGACGGTCATGGGTGCCGGCGAGTACGACTACGCCCAGCGCGACCTGCGCTGGTCGATCGCCTGTTTCGCGCCGCTCACCCAGGACCGCGAGTTCGCCGAGCACAACCGCTCGCTGATGGGCGGCTGGCT harbors:
- a CDS encoding FAD-binding oxidoreductase produces the protein MGDKHVVRFEPVGIEIEVDEDQNILRAAAEQGVQLMHGCKEGQCSACKSFVLEGEDIEYDSYSTFALPDYEKEEGHTLLCRAHAYEDLVIELTNYDEEIIRSGLPLTKGVVEVVSVEAVTHDMRHLTVKLVEPSEIKFFPGQYMDLVCPGTEESRSFSMANTPNRDGTYEFVIKVYPGGLFGTWLDEKAAPGDRLDVEAPFGTFTLRQNRSSPIVFVGGGAGMAPVLGLLRAMADGGVERRATFYYGARTAADLCFEKEIAELAPQLNGFRYVPALSDGDGGDWAGETGLITEVVRRNESDLKGADAYVCGPPPMVDAAIATLTQLGVSETNIFYDKFTTTGEQEGEDGQQ
- a CDS encoding ferritin family protein; protein product: MTQSPTTQDTSSGSQRSVPKPVFTDAEAGAREFPDSSSSARHYNYYTPAKRKQTLYEDTTVEVQPDPRHYLAQGWIYGFANGEGGYPLHWTKLKAWGVDEPEPQRGIGTGGMHVKNWPAHGWHEFRDPNEEWEQSLYRYNANVVRQLTQNIENARNAKAFELWNSNWIRFVERNVGAWMHIEHILGLYVFASNERSAPTNMHNTALAANSTRKIRFAQDLALYNLTLSEEIDGFDGAAHLDAWDNAPEWQGARKFTEALTAVQDDWGEAIFAANCVFEPLVGELFRSNLVMQSAATNGDYVTPTVMGAGEYDYAQRDLRWSIACFAPLTQDREFAEHNRSLMGGWLRTYVPQALEAARTMQPMWSQSDSKPPTFEDSLDRAKNRFAGICSDLGLDVPEELKQ
- a CDS encoding ferritin family protein, which translates into the protein MAKAHQKIQELSWEPQYHEPYMKYGTDYTFKKAAKKDPLKQVLRSYFPMEEEKDHRVYGAQDGAIRGNMFRQVQERWLEWQKLFLSIIPLPEISAARSMPMLFHVVPNPELHNGQAIQMIDEVRHSTIQQNLKRLYMNNYIDPAGFNNSLRNFQSDYCGTIGRQFAEGFITGDAITAASIYLTIVAETAFTNTLFVAMPAEAAANGDYLLPTVFHSVQSDESRHISNGYATLLMALSDEDNRQLLERDLRYAWWNNHRVVDAAIGTFIEYGTKDRRKDRESYAEMWRRWIYDDYYRSYLLPLEKYGLVIPHDLVEESWNQIWNKGYVHEVAQFFATGWCANYWRIDGMTDTDFEWFEYKYPGWYDRYGKWWENYNRLAKPNGHHAIVAEDVDYVYPHRCWTCMVPCLVREDMVVDKVDGQWRTYCHEVCRWTDAEAFRPVYQGRETPNMGKLVGHREWETLYHGWNWADVVQDMGFVRDDGKTLTAQPHLDLDPKKMWTLDHMRRMPHLASPNVILNEMSDAEREAFVADYNRQGPGGRPAPTDA